From the genome of Symphalangus syndactylus isolate Jambi chromosome 7, NHGRI_mSymSyn1-v2.1_pri, whole genome shotgun sequence, one region includes:
- the SMIM3 gene encoding small integral membrane protein 3, which produces MDAVSQVPMEVVLPKHILDIWVIVLIILATIVIMTSLLLCPATAVIIYRMRTHPILSGAV; this is translated from the coding sequence atggatgcagtcaGCCAAGTCCCCATGGAAGTCGTGCTTCCCAAGCACATCCTGGATATCTGGGTTATTGTCCTCATCATCTTGGCCACCATTGTCATCATGACCTCGTTGTTGCTGTGCCCAGCCACTGCAGTAATCATCTATCGCATGCGGACTCATCCGATCCTCAGTGGGGCTGTTTGA